One genomic region from Actinomycetes bacterium encodes:
- a CDS encoding cytochrome c biogenesis protein CcdA, which produces MCTRVAAIEITVAAAFADGLVSFASPFVLPLVPAYLSVVTGLNSNTIQEGGRSRLRRVLATAGGFVLGFTAVFVLLGLSVTAAGQALASNRLMLTRLSGLVVPDMALFSGRR; this is translated from the coding sequence GTGTGCACCCGTGTCGCGGCCATCGAGATCACCGTCGCCGCCGCGTTCGCCGACGGCCTGGTCTCCTTCGCGTCGCCCTTCGTGCTGCCCCTGGTCCCGGCGTACCTGTCCGTGGTCACCGGACTGAACAGCAACACCATCCAGGAGGGCGGCCGCAGTCGGCTGCGCCGGGTGCTCGCCACCGCCGGCGGCTTCGTGCTCGGCTTCACGGCGGTCTTCGTGCTGCTCGGCCTGTCGGTGACCGCGGCCGGGCAGGCGCTGGCCAGCAACCGGCTGATGCTCACCCGGCTCTCCGGCCTGGTGGTGCCGGACATGGCCCTGTTCTCGGGGCGTCGCTGA